The following are from one region of the Capsicum annuum cultivar UCD-10X-F1 chromosome 1, UCD10Xv1.1, whole genome shotgun sequence genome:
- the LOC107873120 gene encoding methylsterol monooxygenase 1-1, protein MLPFESIEEASMSLGRNLTFGETLWFKYTGDKSDFYLYCHNTIFLIIFYTLVPLPMVFIELMRSNKFEMYKIQPKTRFSLSEMMECYRKVIITFVFAVGPLQLLSYPIIEWVGIRTSLPLPSASEVFWQLLVYFLVEDYANYWLHRMLHHYKWGYDKIHRVHHEYVAPISFAAPYAHWAEIIILGLASFLGPLIVPCHMFTFWLWFVLRQIEAIETHSGYEFPWSPSKYIPFYGGAIYHDYHHFVGESCHSNFASVFTYCDYLYGTDKGYRYQKEIFEKRREKLRMEDKVDGSATPFKSE, encoded by the exons ATGTTGCCATTTGAAAGCATTGAAGAGGCTTCAATGTCTCTAGGGAGGAATTTGACATTTGGAGAAACATTATGGTTCAAATATACAGGTGATAAATCAGATTTCTATCTCTATTGTCACAACACAATATTCTTGATCATTTTCTACACATTGGTCCCTTTACCAATGGTTTTTATTGAGCTAATGAGGTCCAACAAGTTTGAAATGTACAAGATTCAACCCAAGACAAGATTTTctttatctgaaatgatggaatGTTATAGAAAAGTGATCATCACTTTTGTATTTGCTGTTGGTCCTCTTCAACTTCTCTCTTATCCCATCATTGAG TGGGTTGGTATAAGGACAAGTTTGCCCCTGCCATCAGCATCAGAAGTGTTTTGGCAATTACTTGTGTATTTCTTAGTAGAAGATTATGCAAATTATTGGCTTCACAGAATGCtccatcactataaatggggttATGACAAAATCCACAGAGTCCATCATGAATATGTGGCCCCAATTAGTTTTGCAGCACCTTATGCCCATTGGGCTGAGATTATTATCTTGGGCTTGGCTTCTTTTCTTGGCCCACTTATTGTTCCTTGTCACATGTTCACTTTTTGGCTTTGGTTTGTCTTGAGACAAATTGAAGCCATTGAGACACATAGCGG GTATGAATTTCCATGGAGTCCTTCAAAATATATACCATTTTATGGAGGAGCAATATACCATGATTATCACCATTTTGTTGGGGAAAGTTGTCATAGCAACTTTGCTTCAGTCTTCACTTACTGTGATTACCTCTATGGAACGGACAAG GGGTACCGATACCAGAAAGAAATTTTCGAAAAG